Part of the Isachenkonia alkalipeptolytica genome is shown below.
AGGCTGGATACCATCCATCGATAAAAATTCTTGTAATGACAAAAGAGAAACCCTCCATGAAAAAGGGTTTCTCTTTTTTTACGATCATTTCTTTAGTTCTGTGCTAAAGTTCATATTCATTCTTTTTAACAGACGCATAAACTCTTTTTTTTCTTCCTCGGTAAAGTTCTTAAAAGCTGTGGATTGAACTTCTTCTGAAATACTGAGATACTGATTTTTTATGCTCTTCCCTTTATCCGATAAAGATATATAAGTAATCCGTTTATCCTTGTCGGATACTTTTTTCTTAACATACCCTAATCTGCATAAAGAAGCAACTAACGACGTTACCGTGGATTTATCTTTTCCTATTAATTGACTGATCTCTTTCATGCTTAACTCCCCATGATTGTAGAGCACGGTTAAAATATTACCATGGGAAGGGATCAACTCCTCTAATCCCTTTTCTTCCAGCTGCTGATCAATAAAATCAATCATTTTTTTCTTTGTTTTACTAAAAAAGTGTACTATGTATTTATCCTTCATAGTTCTTCTCCTTTTCCTACTGGAATAACATTTCACTGCTTTTTTACTGAGAACAGTAGTGCCTTTGATTATAAAAATCTCATGGTTCCTTAGTAGAGAGTTGTGAAAAACGGAAAACAAATATATAACTTTATTTTCATA
Proteins encoded:
- a CDS encoding MarR family winged helix-turn-helix transcriptional regulator, with translation MKDKYIVHFFSKTKKKMIDFIDQQLEEKGLEELIPSHGNILTVLYNHGELSMKEISQLIGKDKSTVTSLVASLCRLGYVKKKVSDKDKRITYISLSDKGKSIKNQYLSISEEVQSTAFKNFTEEEKKEFMRLLKRMNMNFSTELKK